The nucleotide sequence AACGGCGGCGACCTGATGTTCGGTCCCGACGGCTACCTGTACTGGAGCACCGGCGACGGCGGCAGCGCGGACGACCCGCTGTACGGCGCGCAGAACCTCAGCAACCTGCTGGGCAAGATCGTCCGGATCGACGCCATGCGCGAGTGCGACGGCCGGCTCTACTGCATCCCGCGCGACAACCCGTTCGCCCGCAGCTCGATCGGCCGGCCGGAGATCTGGGCCTACGGCCTGCGCAACCCGTGGCGGTTCTCCATCGACCAGCAAAGCGACTCGATTTGGATCGGCGACGTCGGCCAGAACCGCTGGGAAGAGGTCAACCACGTCTCCATCGACGACGACGACCAGCCCCGCGACGGCTGGAACTTCGGCTGGTCCTGCCGTGAGGGCGACGACATCCACCGTCAGCCCGCGAACGCCGGGGAGGGCCCCGACCCGTTCATCGACATCCGCTGCAACCCGCGTGCCGACTATGAGGACCCGGTCTTCACCTACGGCCTGGCCGACAACGACCGGTGCGCCGTGATGGGCGGCTTCGTGTACCGCGGCGAGGAGTTCGAGGACATCGCCGACGGCACCTACGTGGCGGCCGACTACTGCACGGGCCAGGCGTTCGGCATCCAGCAGGACCGCCGCGGCCGGCACGTCGCCAACGACGCGATCGGCATGCTGCCGCCGCGGATCACGTCGTTCGGCGCGGACGACGAGGGCGAGGTCTACTTCGTCACCGACACGGTGGCGCCGGGCCTCGGCGAGATCCACCGTCTGACGTTCGCGGCGGCGACAGCCCCCTGAGGGCAACGGGGGATCGGCGTCGCAGGGCGGCGCCGATCCCTCACCCGTCGCCGTGGACCCATTCCGGACCGGCGCCGCCGCTCACCGTCAGGTGACCGGCGGTCGCCGGGCCGAGGCGGTGGTGGCGCGGCGTGATGCCGCGCACGCGCTTGAAGGCGACGCTGAGCGCGAAGGCGTTCGCGTAGCCGACCCGCCGCGCGATGGTGTCGATGGTGGCGTCGGTCTGGCGCAGCAGGTCGGCGGCCAGCGTGAGCCGCCAGCCGGTGACGTACGCCATCGGCGGCACACCGACCAGCTCGGAGAAGCGGCGGGCGAAGGCGGCCCGGGAGGCGCCGGCGCGCGCCGCCAGTTCGGCGATGGTCCAGGGGTGTGCGGGGTCGTCGTGGACGAGCCGCAGCACCGGGCCGACGACGGGGTCGCCGAGGGCGCGGTACCAGCCCGGCGCCTCGGCCTCGGGGCGGGCGAACCAGGCGCGCAGGGTCGCGATCAGTGCGAGGTCGAGCAGCCGGTCGAGCACCACCTGCTGGCCGGGCTGGTTGCGCTGGAGCTCGGCGGCGAGCAGGTCGAGGACGGGCGCGACGTCGGCATGACGGGGGACGTGCACCACCTCGGGTAGCGCCGCCAGCAGCCGCGCCCCGATGTCGCCGCTGACCTGGTAGGTGCCGCTGGCGAGGACGGTCGCGCCGTCGGGTTCGGGTCCGCCGGGGCGCCCGCCCAGGACGTCGGCGGCGAGGTCGGCGCCGTCCGTGGTGCGCAGCCGGCCGCCGGCCAGCACCTCGATCGTCGGCGCCGTGCCCGGGTCGTCGCCGACGGTGTACGGGTGCGGGCCGCGGACCACGGCGACCTCGCCGGGACGGATCGGCACCGGCGCCGCGGCGTCGGGCACCACCCACGCCTGCCCGCGCAGCACGGTCACCAGGGCGAGGGCCGAGCCGTCGGCGATGCGCAGCGCCCACGGGGGCTCCAGCACCGCCCGGCAGAACTCCGCCGAGCGCGCACGGACGCCGTCGAGCACGTCAGCGAGCGCATCCATGACCCATGACCCTAGACGATGAGACATGGAATCGACCAGACCAGATATGGATCGTCTCGCTCGTCCCGGCTCTACTGGAGTGCATCGGAACCCGACAGAAGGAGAGACCGATGTACGCCATCACCGGGATCACCGGGCACGTCGGCGGCGCCGCCGCCAACACGCTGCTCGCCCAGGGGGACCAGATCAGGGCCGTGGTCCGCAGCGCGGCCAAGGGCCGGCCGTGGTCGCGCCGCGGGGCCGACGTCGCCGTCGCGGACCTCGCCGACCCGGCCGCGCTGGCCGACGCGATCGCCGGCTGCCGCGGCGCCTTCGTCATGCTGCCGACCGACCTCGCCGGCACGGACGAGAGCCACCGGCGGCTGGCCGACTCGATCGTCGAAGGCGTCGCCCGCAGCGGTGTCCTGCACGTCGTCATGCTGTCGTCGGTCGGCGCCGACCTGCCCGAGGGCACCGGGCCGGTGCGCTGGCTGCATCAGCTCGAGAACGGCCTGCGCGACACCGGCGTGGTGGTGACGGCGATCCGCTCGGCACACTTCCAGGAGAAGGTCGTGGACGTGCTTCCCGCCGTCACCGGCAGCGGCACCTTCCCGGTATTCGGGTCCGCCGACGTCGAGATCCCGATGGTCGCCACCCGCGACGTCGGCGCCGCCGTCGCCGCGGCGCTCGAGCACCCGCCGCTCGCCTCCGAGATCGTCGACCTGGACCCGCCCGCCTACACCGAGCGGCAGGTCGCCGCGGCGCTGGCCGCGGTTCTGGACCGGCCGGTCGAGGTGGTCACCGTGCCGCGTCCGGCCTGGCCGGACGCCCTGCGCGACGCCGGCGTGCCGGCCGCACTGGCCGCCGAGCTGATCGAGCTCTACGAGGCCACGGACCAGGGCCTGCTGCGGCCGCGCGGTGGTGGCCGGCGGCTGCCCTGCACGACGCCGATCGAGGCGACGCTTCGGGAGCTGGTGGCGCCCCGTAGGGTGGGCGCGTGAGTTCTGCGTATCGCTGGTTCCGTGTCGCCGCCATCGCCGAGGGCATCTCCTGGGCCGGCCTGCTGGCCGGCATGTTCTTCAAGTATGTCGTCGTCGAGAACGAGATCGGCGTGCAGATCTTCGGCCCGATCCACGGTGGCATCTTCCTCGTCTACCTCGTCACCGTGCTGGCCGCCTGGCGGGCCGAGCGCTGGACCTTCACGACGACGATCCTGGGCCTCGCCTCGGCCATCCCGCCGTTCATGACGGTCTGGTTCGAGCGCCGCGTCGTACGCGAGCGAGCCGCCGCGGTGTCTGATACCTCTGCCGCGGTCGGCGCGGCCTGAGCACTGTAGTGAGTGA is from Jiangella alkaliphila and encodes:
- a CDS encoding PQQ-dependent sugar dehydrogenase — translated: MSATPRQLVRRLRVALVLPLVLVATVATTAAAQSDSDDRDRDHRDRPLPVSQLQVGSEVVATTGLRLAAIGTPDDDSGRLFIVDKAGRIMVFHPDTGVVDPQPLLDLTSRVSTAGNERGLLGVAPSPDFERTHTLFVSYTALGTGVENGALTVSRFVLDSADQAVVDPATEERVLRQQHNLNGNHNGGDLMFGPDGYLYWSTGDGGSADDPLYGAQNLSNLLGKIVRIDAMRECDGRLYCIPRDNPFARSSIGRPEIWAYGLRNPWRFSIDQQSDSIWIGDVGQNRWEEVNHVSIDDDDQPRDGWNFGWSCREGDDIHRQPANAGEGPDPFIDIRCNPRADYEDPVFTYGLADNDRCAVMGGFVYRGEEFEDIADGTYVAADYCTGQAFGIQQDRRGRHVANDAIGMLPPRITSFGADDEGEVYFVTDTVAPGLGEIHRLTFAAATAP
- a CDS encoding AraC family transcriptional regulator; this encodes MDALADVLDGVRARSAEFCRAVLEPPWALRIADGSALALVTVLRGQAWVVPDAAAPVPIRPGEVAVVRGPHPYTVGDDPGTAPTIEVLAGGRLRTTDGADLAADVLGGRPGGPEPDGATVLASGTYQVSGDIGARLLAALPEVVHVPRHADVAPVLDLLAAELQRNQPGQQVVLDRLLDLALIATLRAWFARPEAEAPGWYRALGDPVVGPVLRLVHDDPAHPWTIAELAARAGASRAAFARRFSELVGVPPMAYVTGWRLTLAADLLRQTDATIDTIARRVGYANAFALSVAFKRVRGITPRHHRLGPATAGHLTVSGGAGPEWVHGDG
- a CDS encoding NmrA family NAD(P)-binding protein, which gives rise to MYAITGITGHVGGAAANTLLAQGDQIRAVVRSAAKGRPWSRRGADVAVADLADPAALADAIAGCRGAFVMLPTDLAGTDESHRRLADSIVEGVARSGVLHVVMLSSVGADLPEGTGPVRWLHQLENGLRDTGVVVTAIRSAHFQEKVVDVLPAVTGSGTFPVFGSADVEIPMVATRDVGAAVAAALEHPPLASEIVDLDPPAYTERQVAAALAAVLDRPVEVVTVPRPAWPDALRDAGVPAALAAELIELYEATDQGLLRPRGGGRRLPCTTPIEATLRELVAPRRVGA
- a CDS encoding DUF3817 domain-containing protein — translated: MSSAYRWFRVAAIAEGISWAGLLAGMFFKYVVVENEIGVQIFGPIHGGIFLVYLVTVLAAWRAERWTFTTTILGLASAIPPFMTVWFERRVVRERAAAVSDTSAAVGAA